GCGATAGCTATGAAATTATTCTTTTTAATGACGATCACAACACGTTTGATCACGTAATTAAAACTTTAATAAAAGTTTGTAAGCACGACAACCTACAAGCCGAACAATGTGCCCTATTAGTACATTACACCGGTAAATGTGGCGTAAAAACCGGATCTAGAAAAGAACTAGAACCATTATGTAGTAAATTATTAGACGCCGACTTAACGGTAGAAATACAATAAAAATTAAAAAGGTTTAGCTTGCGCTAAACCTTTTCTTTTTTAAAGAAAGCTCCCTTTCTTTAACCATTAAACTCACTAATTTAAAGTGTCACGAAAAATTCACTACTACTACTCCCTCAAACCTATTAAAAATTACATAGAAATCAAAACTTAATATCAAAATTTTAAAAAAAAACTTAATTTTTAAATTATTATCACAAATTTTAACACAACAAAAAAGATAAATCTACATAAATCAGATTTTGTAATAAAATTGCGATAAAATCAATTAAATACTTATCTAAACAATCTGTTTTTATTCCAAATAATTTGCAGTATTTTTGTATCAAACCTTAATAAAACCATGAATAAATTTTCGATTCTAATAAAATGGGCTATTCGTTTCACATTTGTAGCCATTTTATGGACCTATTTAGAAAAACTTTTAGGCTATCATGATGATAAAATAAGTAGCTTATTTTCCTTCGGATTAATTTTTGGAATTGTATATTTTATTACCTATTACTTAACCCTTGCAGAAATTTATTCTAAAGTTTATAACAATAAAATCACCTACAAAAGCGCTTTTATTAATTTAGCAGCCCTTTCTATTTTAATTGCTTTTTTAAGTCCGTTTCCGCATATGGTTATGGAGAATTATATTTCACCCGATTTCTATAACAATGCCATGGCAATGTACGAGGGCAAATCAGAAGATGCGATTGCAAATGCACAACAATTTTACAGCATAACAAGCCGTGTTGTTAACGGAATTCAAAATGCATTATCAATTGGTATCTTATTTGCTGCAATTATGCCGTTGTTTTTTATTAATAGAAAAGATAAAAATGTTACAACACCAGAACCAGCTAAAAAAGTAAAACGCAAGTACCAATCAACCAAAAAAATGTAACATGATTAAAAATGCTATTTACCTTTTATTTTCATTTTTTATTATAGGATGCGTTTCAACCAAAAGCACCTTAAAAAATGTTGATTATAAGGCAACCAAACCTAAAATTGAAAAAGGTAAATACGTAATTACCGAATATGCTAACGATCCTAAATACGGGTATAACAAAGAGTATCCAATAAACATTGGGTTTGCTAACCTGCACTCGGAAGAATATTTTGTAAAGCTTTTTTTTAACGGACTTACCAATCCTGAAGGTGATATTTTTAGTTACGAAAAGATAGAAACTTGTTGCCCGTTTCCGTCTAACCATAACAAAATGGGCGTAGGTTTGTTGCATAAATACCGCGTAACATTTAACAACGGCACAACCAAAGATTTATATATTAATTTATACGAAAAAGGAGAAATTTTATGCCCAAACGGATTTAAAATTTTAGCCAATTAAGCTAACAAATATCAATAAAATTTCTTTTTTTAAACGTAAATTTGCAAAACCTATAATTTAGTACTACATGAATTTAAATTCTATTCCACAAATAAAACATACAGACAGCGGTAACTTTTTTTTACTAGCTGGTCCTTGTGCCATTGAAGGCGAAGAAATGGCATTTAAAATTGCCGAACGTATAGTAACCATTACGAATGATTTAAAAATTCCTTTCGTATTTAAAGGTTCATTTAAAAAAGCCAACCGATCTAGAATTGATAGCTTTACTGGTATTGGTGATGAAAAAGCTTTACAAATTTTACAAAAAGTTTCTAAAGAATTTGGTGTTCCAACCGTAACCGATATTCACGAAGTAAACGATGCACATTTAGCAGCTCAATATGTTGATGTGTTACAAATTCCGGCTTTTTTAGTACGTCAAACCGATTTAGTAGTTGCAGCAGCAAATACAGGTAAAGTAGTAAATCTAAAAAAAGGACAATTTATGAGCCCAGAAAGCATGAAACATGCTGTACAAAAGGTTTTAGATTGCAACAACCCAAATGTTATGGTTACCGATCGCGGAACCATGTTTGGCTACCAAGATATGATTGTTGATTTTAGAGGAATTCCGACAATGCAACAACAAGCTACAACGGTTTTAGATGTAACTCACTCGTTACAACAACCCAACCAAACTATCGGAGTTACAGGCGGGCGCCCAGATATGATAGAAACCATTGCTAAAGCAGGAATTGCTGTTGGCGTTGATGGTATTTTTATTGAAACCCATTTTGATCCAGCAAACGCAAAATCAGACGGTGCAAACATGTTGCATTTAGATTATTTTGAAGATTTAATGAAAAAATTAGTCGCTATTAGACAAACAGTAAATAACTTTTAATATTTAGATAATGAAATTCAATTTAAAAATAGTTGCCCTAACTATTTTAACCACGTTAAGTTCTTTAACAGCTCTAGCCCAAATTGAAGTAACCGATAGCCCACAACGTTATACGGCTAATAACAAAGGTAAGTTTTATATTTATTGGGGTGGTAACAGAGGTTATTATTCTAAATCTGATATTACCTTTAGAGGAGAAGGACATCAATTTACCTTACACGATGTACCTGCTTTTGATAAACCAAAAGGTTGGCATATAGATTATATTAACCCAACTAAAATGACCATTCCGCAAACAAACTTGCGTGTAGGTTATTTTATTTCTAATAAATATAACGTTTCGCTAGGGGTTGACCACATGAAATATGTAATGCCTCAAAACCGTGCGGTTGATATTACAGGTACATATCCTGGAGCAGGATCGTACGGGGAGCTTTTACCAAACGGACAAGTTATGTTAACCGAAGAGTTTTTAACTTTTGAACATACGGACGGATTAAATTACGTAAATGCAGAAATTAATCGTGTAGATGATATTTCTAAATTATTCGGAATTAATAATACAGATGTAATTCAAGTTAATACAACTTATGGTCTTGGCGCCGGTGTTTTATACCCCAAAACCAACGCTCAGTTTTTATCTAAAGAAAGACATGATGCATTTCACGTTTCAGGTTGGGGAGCATCTGCAAAAGTTGGTTTAAACATTACGTTTTTAAAACACTTTTTTGTTCAGGTTGAAGCCAAAGGCGGATATATTAACATGCCAAACATTTACATTACAGAAGATAATTCTTGGAAAGCAAAACAAGATTTTAACTTTATACAAATTCCATTAGTTTTTGGTGGTATATTTAGATTATAAAACAAAAAACTCGAGCAAATGCTCGAGCTTTTTATTTTATATAACTTTATTATTTATTGTGTAATAATTGCATCAGACGGATCGTATTCTAAACTACCATCAATCTGTTTTTCAACAGCGGTTGGCGAAACGTATTTTACAATATTATTTTCACTTAAACGATAACCGTTTGTAGTTTGCAATTGCCAATTTTCAAAAACATACAAACCGTCACTTGTTTGCTGCATAACTAAAGATTGGGGTAAAGCATTTAAAAAAACCTCTGCCTTTGTTTTATCACTATTAAATAACAAATAGGCATTAACTTTTGCTAAATCAACCTCATCATCATCCTCAGCAATTTCTCTTGCATTTGCAGGTACTAAGCGTAAACCGCGTTCAAAAATACGGATGCAGCTATCATCAATTTCTGACCAACGATATCCGGCAGATGCAACACAATCGTTAGCATCGTTATCAGGACCTAAAATTATATTTTCAATCCCTTCGGTATCTGTTGTTTTATTTTTTGATTTGGGTTTTAAAATGTAATCACAAGCTACTAAACTGCTTGCTAAAAACATTCCTCCAAAAAACAATAAACTTTTTCTCATAAATTAAATTTGATACAACACAGAATTAATCACTTCAAAATCAAAAGTTTTGTCGTCATTAATAAAATATTTTAACAAAACGGAACCTCTGGCCTGGCCTGCATAAAAATCGGCAATTATCCAACGGTGATTTAAAACCTTAACCTTTGTAATTAAAGATTTTTCTCCATTTATTGGGTGGTAAACCACGTACGGATTTCCGGTTGGCGTTTCGTCATTTTTTTTAATTAACACATCGCGAATAGCAATTTCTAAAGCTTGTACTTGGTTTGCTTCTAAATTAATTTCACGTTGCGCATCCACATCGTAAGCTAAAGAAAATGCTTCAATTTCTAATGCTTGCGTAGCCAACGAATCTTTTAACACATCTATTTTATGATGTGCTTTTGTAATATCTGCATCTTTAGATTCTATTATTTTGCTCGCGTTAACATAGATAAAAATGTTAACTACTAACGAGAAAATAAATAGGTATAAAAAAGTTTGCTTCATAGTAA
This genomic window from Flavobacterium agricola contains:
- a CDS encoding DUF4199 domain-containing protein produces the protein MNKFSILIKWAIRFTFVAILWTYLEKLLGYHDDKISSLFSFGLIFGIVYFITYYLTLAEIYSKVYNNKITYKSAFINLAALSILIAFLSPFPHMVMENYISPDFYNNAMAMYEGKSEDAIANAQQFYSITSRVVNGIQNALSIGILFAAIMPLFFINRKDKNVTTPEPAKKVKRKYQSTKKM
- a CDS encoding ATP-dependent Clp protease adaptor ClpS, whose amino-acid sequence is MSYKEEVLEEVSIKDLLSDSYEIILFNDDHNTFDHVIKTLIKVCKHDNLQAEQCALLVHYTGKCGVKTGSRKELEPLCSKLLDADLTVEIQ
- the kdsA gene encoding 3-deoxy-8-phosphooctulonate synthase, giving the protein MNLNSIPQIKHTDSGNFFLLAGPCAIEGEEMAFKIAERIVTITNDLKIPFVFKGSFKKANRSRIDSFTGIGDEKALQILQKVSKEFGVPTVTDIHEVNDAHLAAQYVDVLQIPAFLVRQTDLVVAAANTGKVVNLKKGQFMSPESMKHAVQKVLDCNNPNVMVTDRGTMFGYQDMIVDFRGIPTMQQQATTVLDVTHSLQQPNQTIGVTGGRPDMIETIAKAGIAVGVDGIFIETHFDPANAKSDGANMLHLDYFEDLMKKLVAIRQTVNNF
- a CDS encoding hydrolase, with protein sequence MKQTFLYLFIFSLVVNIFIYVNASKIIESKDADITKAHHKIDVLKDSLATQALEIEAFSLAYDVDAQREINLEANQVQALEIAIRDVLIKKNDETPTGNPYVVYHPINGEKSLITKVKVLNHRWIIADFYAGQARGSVLLKYFINDDKTFDFEVINSVLYQI
- a CDS encoding 2-dehydro-3-deoxyphosphooctonate aldolase, with the protein product MIKNAIYLLFSFFIIGCVSTKSTLKNVDYKATKPKIEKGKYVITEYANDPKYGYNKEYPINIGFANLHSEEYFVKLFFNGLTNPEGDIFSYEKIETCCPFPSNHNKMGVGLLHKYRVTFNNGTTKDLYINLYEKGEILCPNGFKILAN